A single genomic interval of Spinacia oleracea cultivar Varoflay chromosome 6, BTI_SOV_V1, whole genome shotgun sequence harbors:
- the LOC110787689 gene encoding uncharacterized protein has translation MASMVVSFPLSPTLKNGTPIACLQQSAMDEEASKWDNALILYVIGDVPTIKYVNTYIEKQWSCDAVPEVFLHSEGYFVIRFGSLSEHNRILCAGPYTIANRPVIVKEWAPNFNFSTEVLTMVPLWIQLPSLPLNCWGVDSLSRIGSILGKPLFANECTTNQTRISYARMLVEIDVTQPLCYKVMVEGSNGVVQEQVVLYDWEPMFYPKCQIVGHVCGKPSHPQPAKRIKKKWVPKAYVPIMSDQPAANGATAEPVVTQQECTWSVPRRSIYRVSPTAATVVPITNPYTFLPTDDVFEIAATNTKSSRGEDPILFGSL, from the coding sequence ATGGCCAGCATGGTGGTAAGCTTTCCTTTATCCCCTACTCTTAAAAATGGCACTCCTATTGCTTGTTTACAACAGAGTGCTATGGATGAGGAAGCTAGCAAATGGGAcaatgctttaattttgtaTGTTATTGGAGATGTGCCCACCATTAAATATGTGAACACCTATATAGAAAAACAATGGAGCTGTGATGCTGTTCCTGAGGTTTTCCTCCATAGTGAGGGCTATTTTGTTATTCGTTTTGGAAGCCTGTCGGAGCATAATCGTATTCTTTGTGCGGGTCCTTATACTATTGCTAACCGACCAGTTATAGTTAAGGAGTGGGCACCAAATTTCAATTTTAGTACGGAAGTTTTGACAATGGTTCCTCTTTGGATACAGTTGCCAAGCTTGCCTTTGAATTGTTGGGGTGTGGATTCCTTGAGTAGAATTGGTAGTATATTGGGCAAGCCTCTATTTGCAAATGAGTGCACAACAAATCAAACTCGGATTTCTTATGCCCGAATGCTAGTTGAAATTGATGTTACCCAACCCTTGTGCTACAAGGTTATGGTGGAGGGTTCTAATGGTGTAGTTCAAGAACAGGTGGTATTATATGATTGGGAACCTATGTTCTATCCCAAATGTCAGATTGTTGGGCATGTGTGTGGGAAGCCTTCTCACCCTCAGCCTGCTAAGCGTATAAAGAAGAAATGGGTTCCTAAAGCATATGTTCCTATAATGTCTGACCAGCCTGCTGCTAATGGAGCTACTGCCGAACCAGTGGTAACTCAGCAGGAGTGTACGTGGTCTGTGCCTCGACGTTCTATCTATAGGGTTAGTCCTACTGCTGCAACTGTAGTACCTATAACCAACCCTTATACCTTCCTGCCTACAGATGATGTGTTTGAGATTGCGGCCACTAATACAAAGTCGTCAAGGGGTGAGGACCCAATCCTCTTCGGTTCGCTATGA